A region of the Methylobacterium nodulans ORS 2060 genome:
GGCGCCGCCGCGCTCGCGGAATGGCAGGCGCTCGCCCGCGAGACGGGTCCCTTCGGCTTCTACGCGGAACTGCTCGGGCCGCGGGGCGGCCGGACCCGGCTCGTGGCGCGCCTCGGCGGCGAGGCGGGCGATGCCATCGACGTCTTCCTCACCGCCGCCGTGCAGGCCGAGCAGGGCACGGATGCGCCCTCGCTCACCGGCTTTCTGGCCCGCTATGCGCCGAGCGGCGGGCGGGATGCGGGCGGCCACACGGTCAAGCGCGACCTCGAATCGGTGCGCGACGAGGTTCGCGTGATGACCGTGCACGGCGCCAAGGGCCTGGAGGCGGGCCTCGTCGTGCTGATCGACGGCTGCGAGCCGCTCGGCCGCAACGATCCGCCTCTGCTGCCGATGGAGATCGGTGACGGCACAGCCGTCCACGGCGGCACGGTGCCGGTCTGGTCGCCGTCGAAGGGGCACGATTGTCCGGCCATCGCGGCGGCCCGGGACGCCCTGCACGACCGCGCCCGCCAGGAGCACAACCGCCTGCTCTACGTCGCGATGACCCGGGCGAAGGACCGCCTCGTCATCGCCCCTTACCGGGGCAGCGACAAGGAGACCCCGGAGGCGTGGTGCGAGATGGTGCGCCGCGGCCTCGTCGAAGCCTTCGGCGGCGTCGAGCGGACCGAGATGCCCTACGGCCCGGCCGAGACCTGGCGCGAGGGGGCGGCGGTGCCGATGCCGCCCGCCCCGCCCGTTTCCGCCCCCGCCGCCGAGGCCCTGCCCGACTGGCTTTTTCGGCCGGTCGCCCCCGAGGCCGAGCCGCTGCCGCCGCTGCGCCCCTCGGGTCTCGGCGCCGCCGACGAGCCGCGCCGCTCGGATGCCCGCTCCAGCGACCCGGCGGCGCGCCGCCGCGGCGTGCTGATCCACGCCCTGCTGGAGCATCTGCCGGCCGTGGCGCCGGAGCGGCGCGAGACGGCCGCGACGGCCTTCGTGGCGGCGCGGGCGCCGGGCCTCGCCCCGCCGGATCGCGCCGCTATCGTGGCGGCGGTGATGCGCCTTCTTGCCGATCCGGACCTCGCCGTGCTGTTCGGCCCCGCCGCCCGAGCCGAGGTGACGCTCGCCGGACGGATCCCGCTGCGCGGCGCCGAATGGCCGGTGCATGGCCGGGTCGACCGGCTTGCAGTGACGGACGAGGCGGTCTGGCTCTGCGACTTCAAGACCGGGCGACCACCGAGTGAGGATGCCCCGGTGCCCGCCGGGATGGCCGCGCAGGTCGCGCTCTATGCGGCTCTCCTCGCGCGCATCCATCCGGACCGGGCGGTGATCCCCCTTCTCGTCTGGACCGCAGGGCCGATCATCCGGCGGTTGAGCGAGGCGGAATGCGCGGCGGCGCTGGACGCAATCGTGCCGGGCTGATGGCCTCGCCAGTGTGGCAGCACGCTACCGTGTCGCGGCGCGGCGGGCAGCTTCCTCCCGGGCCTTGATCTCCTCGGCCCGGTGCTTGGTGAACTGGAGCGCGACCAGGGCGGCTCCGATGGCGATGAGGGGGAGCCCTAAGGTCGCGATGGTCTGAAGGCTCATAGGAGATACCTCAGGAACAGTCGCGCTATCCCATGTAGGATAAAGCCGGTCAGAATCCAAACAAGCGCCCGGACGAGCTGTTCCGCTTCCGTCGCCTGATTGCCGAGCCCGAGCATCGTGGCGACCCCGCCGCCAACGAGAAAGGCGAGCGCCACCCCATTGATCAGCGTCGCAGTGAGCTTCGTCTGCTCGTTGTGGATCAGCTTGTCGCGGTCGGATGGCGGTGGCGGCGAGCTTCCGGACGATGGCGGGGGATCGCGGGAGGGGGCATCATCTGGGTCTGCCGCAGCGGGGAACATGGCCTCCCACAACGATTCCTCCGGCCTCTTGGGGCCATGACCACCTTTCGGCTGAGGACTGGCTGCCATTATCGGTCCGCTCATTGTGGATGAGGGTCATTCCTAATTCTTAAAAGGGGCGGAGGTGCCTGGTCCTGGCACGGGCCGCGGGAGTCCGGTTATGAGAGCCGACGACCCCACGAGGATCACCCCATGGCCGACATGCCCTCCGTCGAACCCACCCGCATCGACCCCAAGCTCCTCGAACTCCTCGTCTGCCCGCTGACCAAGGGCCGGCTCGAATACGATTCGGCCCGCCAGGAGCTGATCAGCCGCTCCGCCAAGCTCGCCTACCCGATTCGCGACGGCATCCCGATCATGCTGCCGGAGGAGGCCCGCCCGCTCGCCGACTGACGGCGCGCTGACACGCCGCGCGGGCTCACAGGAAGCTCTGCGGGTCGACGTCGATGCCGACCCGTACGCTGCCGCGGGGCTTCGGGCCGCGGGCGAGCCAGTCGCGCAGGTAGCTCTGGACATCGACCTCGCGCTCGGCCTTGACGAGCAGCCGGAAACGGTGGCGCCCGCGCACGAGGGCGAGCGGTGCCTCGGCGGGGCCGAGCACCATCACGCCCGGCGGCGGGTTGGCGACCTGCGCCAGCGCCCGGCCATGCGTCTCTGCCGCCTCCCGCTCGGCGGCCGAGACGATCAGCGCCGCGAGCCGCCCGAAGGGCGGCAGCCCCGCCAGCTCCCGGGCCGCAATCTCCTCCTCGTAGAAGCGCTCGGCGTCGCCCGAGATCAGGGCCGCGATCACCGGGTGCTCGGGCTGGTAGGTCTGGACGAGGGCGCGGCCGGGCTTCTCGCCGCGGCCGGCCCGGCCCGTGACCTGCTGCAGGAGCTGGAAGGTGCGCTCCGCCGCCCGCGGGTCGCCCGAGGCGAGCCCGATATCGGCGTCGAGGACGCCCACCAGCGTCAGATGCGGGAAGTTGTGGCCCTTGGCCACGAGCTGCGTGCCCACGACGATGTCGCAGCCGCCCTCCGCCACGGTCTGGAGCTCGGCCCGCAGACGCTCGGCCCCGCCCGGGAAGTCGCTGGAGAGCACGATCACGCGCCGGTCCGGGAAGGTCGCCGCCACCTCCTCGGCGATGCGCTCGACGCCCGGCCCGCAGGCCGTGAGATTGTCGAAGGTGCCGCAGGCCGCGCAAGCCTCCGGGCGCCGCTCGGCATGCCCGCAATGATGGCAGACGAGCGCCCGGCGGAAGCGGTGCTCCACGAGCCAGGTCGAGCAGTTCGGGCATTGGTAGCGGTGGCCGCAGGCCCGGCAGAGGGTGAGGGGCGCGTAGCCCCGCCGGTTGAGGAACAGGAGCGCCTGTTCGCCCCGCGCATTGGTCTCCGCGATGGCGGCACTCAGCGTCGGCGAGAGATAGCGG
Encoded here:
- a CDS encoding Trm112 family protein, whose amino-acid sequence is MADMPSVEPTRIDPKLLELLVCPLTKGRLEYDSARQELISRSAKLAYPIRDGIPIMLPEEARPLAD